A single genomic interval of Candidatus Bipolaricaulis anaerobius harbors:
- a CDS encoding 4Fe-4S dicluster domain-containing protein has translation MASELNLSRDRLEAPFSRRVEELSGENPYACYQCGKCSAGCPFADHMDALPNQVLRLVQLGDEAALRLSAPWVCASCLACAVRCPKGVDIAKTMEALRLLSLRKGITPAPVVPDRPYPQIALVGAYRKLTP, from the coding sequence ATGGCTAGCGAACTGAACCTATCGCGGGATCGGTTGGAGGCGCCGTTTTCGCGGCGGGTGGAGGAACTATCGGGGGAGAACCCCTACGCCTGCTACCAGTGCGGGAAGTGCTCCGCGGGATGCCCGTTCGCCGATCACATGGACGCGCTCCCGAACCAGGTCCTGCGCCTGGTTCAGCTCGGGGACGAGGCGGCCCTCCGTCTCTCCGCCCCGTGGGTGTGCGCTTCGTGCCTGGCATGTGCGGTGCGGTGCCCGAAGGGCGTGGACATCGCCAAGACGATGGAGGCGCTGCGCCTCCTCTCCCTGCGGAAGGGGATCACCCCAGCGCCGGTGGTGCCGGACCGGCCCTATCCCCAGATCGCCCTCGTCGGCGCGTACAGGAAACTCACGCCATGA
- a CDS encoding hydrogenase maturation protease — protein sequence MNAGSPASAVRRQVIVALGNPDRADDGVGPAVVERVPPQPGVEVWEAIRGGLPLAQSLVGFERALVVDACPALPVGEVALIPLSVDDGGRTMDHGSWLHGLGLAQGLAALRAVGLPVPETWALAIGVEEKVPFQRGLSPQVAQAVPRAVAEVERWLAN from the coding sequence TTGAACGCCGGATCTCCCGCTAGCGCCGTGCGCCGCCAGGTGATCGTGGCGCTGGGGAACCCGGACCGCGCCGACGACGGCGTGGGGCCGGCCGTGGTCGAGAGGGTCCCCCCTCAGCCGGGGGTCGAGGTGTGGGAGGCGATCCGCGGGGGGCTCCCCCTCGCCCAGTCCCTCGTCGGGTTCGAGCGGGCCCTCGTCGTGGATGCCTGCCCGGCCCTCCCCGTGGGGGAGGTGGCCCTGATCCCGCTCTCGGTGGACGACGGAGGACGGACGATGGACCACGGGTCCTGGCTCCACGGTCTGGGCCTTGCGCAGGGGCTGGCCGCGTTGCGGGCGGTGGGCCTTCCCGTCCCTGAGACGTGGGCCCTCGCGATCGGCGTCGAGGAGAAGGTCCCGTTCCAGCGGGGGCTCTCCCCTCAGGTGGCCCAGGCCGTGCCGCGGGCGGTGGCGGAGGTGGAGCGATGGCTAGCGAACTGA
- a CDS encoding hydrogenase iron-sulfur subunit yields the protein MAEAQFEPRIVAFLCRWCAGAGADLAGTSRLRYPPNAVAIRVNCSGRVEPQWVMEAFRSGADGVFIGGCHPGDCHYVSGNYKARRRVHLLKRMLSELGIEPERVRLEWVSATEGAKFARLMREFVEELRALGPRTDSVEAAPSAAPPVPSRRKG from the coding sequence GTGGCTGAGGCCCAGTTCGAGCCGCGGATCGTGGCCTTCCTGTGCCGGTGGTGTGCCGGAGCAGGTGCCGACCTCGCGGGCACGAGCCGCCTCCGCTACCCCCCGAACGCGGTGGCGATCCGGGTCAACTGCTCGGGGCGGGTCGAGCCGCAGTGGGTGATGGAGGCGTTTCGGTCGGGAGCCGACGGGGTCTTCATCGGAGGCTGCCACCCCGGGGATTGCCACTACGTATCCGGGAACTACAAGGCCCGCCGCCGGGTTCACCTCCTGAAGCGGATGCTGTCCGAGCTGGGGATCGAGCCGGAGCGGGTGCGGCTGGAATGGGTATCGGCCACCGAGGGGGCGAAGTTCGCCCGGCTGATGCGCGAGTTCGTGGAGGAACTGCGGGCGCTGGGGCCACGGACGGACTCCGTGGAAGCGGCTCCATCCGCCGCACCCCCGGTCCCGTCCCGGAGGAAGGGTTGA
- a CDS encoding oxidoreductase — protein sequence MVGKPKIAVYWTGGCGGCDVSFLELGAPLLDVLAKVEIAFWPALVDAKRADVEAFAPRSLAATLINGTLRTEENVEMVHLLREKSQLVVAFGACAHLGGVPGLANLVSREETLRRVYGDGFAIAPPPGGEAEDAPPKLLPQAQPLSAEVTVDYVVPGCPPPPALIGLLFDALLSGEPPPAGHVFAHDKALCEECPRTWEDRVLAKIVRPHELVPDPEACLLDQGMICLGPVTRGGCGAACPKAGMPCTGCLGPTPRAGDPGLAMISTLASLVRAGDEGEASFAAEDAVLDSLVDPLGTLYKYSLPSYVATTKRRSG from the coding sequence ATGGTCGGCAAGCCGAAGATCGCCGTGTACTGGACAGGGGGATGCGGGGGGTGCGATGTGTCGTTCCTCGAACTCGGCGCCCCCCTCCTCGACGTACTCGCCAAGGTGGAGATCGCGTTCTGGCCCGCCCTCGTGGACGCGAAGCGCGCCGACGTGGAGGCGTTCGCCCCCCGTTCCCTCGCCGCGACCCTCATCAACGGCACCCTGCGCACGGAGGAGAACGTGGAGATGGTCCACCTCCTCCGCGAGAAATCACAGCTCGTGGTCGCGTTCGGGGCGTGCGCCCATCTCGGGGGGGTGCCGGGGCTCGCCAACCTCGTCTCCCGCGAGGAGACCCTGCGCCGGGTCTACGGGGACGGTTTTGCGATCGCCCCCCCGCCGGGAGGAGAGGCGGAGGATGCCCCCCCCAAGCTCCTCCCGCAGGCGCAGCCCCTCTCTGCCGAGGTCACGGTGGACTACGTCGTCCCCGGATGCCCTCCGCCCCCCGCGCTGATCGGGCTCCTGTTCGATGCCCTCCTCTCCGGCGAGCCCCCCCCGGCGGGCCACGTGTTCGCCCACGACAAGGCCCTTTGTGAGGAGTGCCCCCGCACCTGGGAGGACCGGGTGCTTGCCAAGATCGTCCGCCCCCACGAGCTCGTCCCGGATCCGGAGGCCTGCCTCCTCGACCAGGGGATGATCTGCCTGGGGCCGGTGACCCGCGGGGGATGCGGGGCAGCGTGCCCGAAGGCGGGGATGCCGTGCACGGGGTGCCTCGGTCCGACCCCCCGCGCCGGCGACCCCGGGCTGGCGATGATCTCCACCCTCGCCTCGCTCGTGCGGGCAGGGGACGAGGGCGAGGCGTCGTTCGCCGCCGAGGACGCGGTCCTCGACTCCCTCGTTGACCCATTGGGGACGCTCTACAAGTACTCTCTCCCTTCCTACGTCGCGACAACGAAGAGGAGGAGCGGTTGA
- a CDS encoding 2-oxoacid:acceptor oxidoreductase family protein — MRQEIRFAGFGGQGIISAGRIAGQGAVLFDGKHAVLTQSYGPEARGGACAAEVVVADTAVDYPVVSTPDVAVIMSQEAYATYSHDLRPGGTLILDEDLVEHEPRPDVRLLLVPATRIAEGLGRKIVANVVILGALAAAVPTVSKDALLKAVLAAVPPHTRGLNEKAFEAGYAYVKEHYREP, encoded by the coding sequence ATGCGTCAGGAAATCCGGTTCGCCGGGTTCGGCGGGCAGGGCATCATCTCCGCCGGCCGCATCGCGGGACAGGGAGCGGTCCTCTTCGATGGCAAACACGCCGTCCTCACCCAGTCCTACGGCCCGGAGGCCCGTGGCGGGGCGTGCGCCGCCGAGGTCGTGGTGGCCGACACGGCAGTGGATTACCCGGTGGTCAGCACCCCCGACGTGGCGGTGATCATGTCCCAGGAGGCCTATGCTACGTACAGCCACGACCTCCGACCCGGGGGCACGCTCATCCTCGACGAAGACCTCGTCGAGCACGAGCCGCGCCCAGACGTGCGGCTCCTCCTCGTCCCCGCCACGCGGATCGCGGAAGGGTTGGGGAGGAAGATCGTGGCGAACGTGGTCATCCTGGGCGCCCTCGCCGCTGCCGTGCCGACGGTATCGAAGGATGCCCTTCTCAAGGCGGTCCTTGCCGCCGTCCCCCCCCACACCCGCGGCCTCAACGAGAAGGCGTTCGAGGCCGGGTACGCGTACGTGAAGGAGCACTACCGTGAGCCGTGA
- a CDS encoding GYD domain-containing protein produces the protein MQTYVLLSRLTDEGAKTITEKPERILEVNREIEALGAKVIHQYAALGRYDFVTIIEATGAMAVARVAVAMGARGTVKIETLSALPIDDFVARIQQK, from the coding sequence GTGCAGACCTACGTGCTTCTGAGCCGACTCACCGACGAAGGGGCGAAGACGATCACGGAGAAGCCGGAGCGGATCCTCGAGGTCAACCGGGAGATCGAAGCCCTCGGGGCGAAGGTCATCCACCAGTACGCCGCGCTCGGGCGGTACGACTTCGTGACGATCATCGAGGCCACGGGGGCGATGGCCGTCGCCCGTGTGGCGGTGGCAATGGGGGCGCGCGGTACGGTGAAGATCGAAACGCTGAGCGCCCTTCCCATCGACGATTTCGTCGCCAGGATTCAGCAGAAGTAG
- a CDS encoding Ni/Fe hydrogenase subunit alpha: MKKLTIDPITRLEGHGKILLYLDEAGGLKGAVLQVPELRGFEAFCCGRPGEEMPQITERICGVCPEAHHLASARALDAAYNAAVPAPAWIQRELFYNTYIFADHLLHLVFLGGPDLLLPADTPKANRNVLGVLEAFPELGREVVTVRARAQRILEIIGGRAIHPVFALPGGVARPLTGDERNEIRSHTAAMVALARTFVTFFHEEVLPDPGYQSLLALPQAHLPTHYLGLVDPNLAPSFCRGQLRAVSPDGTELFRLDGAAALDRIAERSEPWTYVKFPYLKEPGWTGFEAGAGSGIYRVGPLARLNVAERMATPLAQEEYERFLDFFGAKPVHATFAYHWARLVEMVQAAEAAAALAEEKGLTETEIRGKLGEPGAGVGVVEAARGTLFHRYALDEQGLIAEVNLIVATTHNAAGIGLSVKGMAEGVVRKKDLDEVLLNRIEMAFRAYDPCLACATHFLPGEMPLAIEIYNAEGRLERRISR, encoded by the coding sequence TTGAAGAAGCTCACGATCGATCCCATCACACGCCTCGAGGGACACGGGAAGATCCTCCTCTACCTCGACGAGGCGGGTGGCCTCAAGGGCGCCGTGCTCCAGGTCCCCGAGCTGCGGGGGTTCGAGGCGTTCTGCTGCGGCCGCCCGGGAGAGGAGATGCCCCAGATCACGGAGCGGATCTGCGGGGTGTGCCCGGAGGCCCACCACCTCGCCTCCGCCCGGGCCCTCGATGCTGCCTACAACGCCGCGGTCCCCGCGCCGGCGTGGATCCAACGGGAGCTCTTCTACAACACGTACATCTTCGCCGACCACCTCCTCCACCTCGTGTTCCTCGGCGGGCCGGACCTGCTGCTTCCGGCGGACACCCCGAAGGCGAACCGGAACGTGCTCGGCGTGCTCGAGGCGTTCCCCGAGCTTGGGCGGGAGGTGGTCACGGTGCGGGCGCGGGCCCAGAGGATCCTGGAGATCATCGGTGGGCGCGCAATCCACCCCGTGTTCGCCCTCCCCGGGGGCGTGGCCCGCCCCCTCACCGGCGATGAGCGGAACGAGATCCGCTCCCACACCGCGGCGATGGTCGCCCTCGCTCGGACGTTCGTGACCTTCTTCCACGAGGAGGTCCTCCCCGATCCGGGCTACCAATCCCTCCTCGCCCTCCCCCAGGCCCACCTCCCGACCCACTACCTGGGCCTCGTGGATCCCAACCTTGCGCCGAGCTTCTGTCGGGGCCAGCTGCGGGCCGTGTCCCCCGACGGGACGGAGCTGTTCCGGCTCGACGGGGCAGCGGCCCTGGACAGGATCGCCGAGCGCAGCGAGCCCTGGACGTATGTGAAGTTCCCGTACCTGAAGGAGCCCGGGTGGACGGGGTTTGAGGCCGGCGCGGGATCCGGTATCTACCGGGTGGGGCCGCTCGCTCGCCTCAACGTCGCGGAGCGGATGGCGACCCCCCTTGCCCAGGAGGAGTACGAGCGGTTCCTCGATTTCTTCGGGGCGAAGCCGGTCCACGCCACGTTCGCCTACCACTGGGCGCGGCTTGTGGAGATGGTCCAGGCGGCGGAGGCCGCGGCTGCCCTCGCTGAGGAGAAGGGCCTCACGGAAACGGAGATCCGGGGGAAGCTCGGGGAACCCGGGGCAGGGGTGGGCGTGGTCGAGGCCGCGCGGGGGACCCTGTTCCACCGCTACGCCCTCGACGAGCAGGGGCTGATCGCGGAGGTGAACCTCATCGTGGCCACAACGCACAACGCAGCGGGGATCGGCCTCTCCGTGAAGGGGATGGCGGAGGGCGTGGTGCGCAAGAAGGACCTCGACGAGGTCCTCCTCAACCGGATCGAGATGGCGTTCCGCGCCTACGATCCGTGCCTCGCCTGTGCGACCCATTTCCTGCCCGGGGAGATGCCGTTGGCCATCGAAATCTACAACGCGGAGGGGCGCCTTGAACGCCGGATCTCCCGCTAG
- a CDS encoding CoB--CoM heterodisulfide reductase iron-sulfur subunit A family protein — translation MDVERVVEAIAHYPGVVYAARHEYMCSDPGQDMIKKAIGDHRLTGVVVAACSPSMHETTFRRAAEEAGLNPYLLEIANIREGCSWVHEGPETTDKAIRIARAMVEKVKGNHPLSPIEVGHAAKCLVIGGGISGIQAALDIADAGFEVLLVERTPSIGGRMAQLSETFPTLDCSQCILTPKMVEASRHPRIRLLTYSEVAEVTGYLGNYHVVIRKRPTYVDPDKCNLCGDCAKACPIRVPSEFDRGLSERAAIYVPFPQAVPSSYTLDEGSCLGLNPLRCSECAKVCTAGAIDYDMPEERIEEDVGAIVVATGYDLYEKERMAEYGYGTVPDVIDGLEFERILSAGGPTKGEVRRPSDGKVPMEVVFVQCSGSRDPELHKSYCSKICCMYTAKHALLYRHNVHDGKAYVFYIDIRAGGKDYEEFVVRAMEDERILYLRGKVAKVFRDGDKVVVWGVDTLTGKRVEVAADLVVLAQAMVPSAGTGELARKLRIACGGEGFLKEAHPKLRPLEALTAGIFLAGAAHGPKDIPEAVAQGSGAAAKAIAILSAPVLTHSPEVAEVNEDLCSGCSICVPQCPYGAITPGDVAHVNELLCEGCGTCVAACPSGAMTMRNHTDLQVERMIRAALAEAVEVAGG, via the coding sequence GTGGACGTGGAACGGGTTGTGGAGGCGATCGCCCACTACCCCGGCGTCGTCTACGCCGCCCGCCATGAGTACATGTGCTCCGACCCCGGCCAGGACATGATCAAGAAGGCGATCGGGGACCACCGCCTCACCGGCGTTGTGGTCGCCGCCTGCTCGCCCTCGATGCACGAAACCACGTTCCGCCGCGCGGCGGAGGAGGCGGGGCTCAACCCATACCTCCTCGAAATCGCGAACATCCGCGAGGGGTGCTCGTGGGTCCACGAGGGACCGGAGACCACGGACAAGGCGATCCGCATCGCGCGGGCGATGGTGGAGAAGGTGAAGGGGAACCACCCCCTGTCCCCGATCGAGGTCGGCCATGCCGCCAAGTGCCTCGTCATCGGCGGCGGGATCAGCGGGATCCAGGCCGCGCTCGATATCGCCGACGCTGGGTTCGAGGTCCTCCTCGTCGAGCGCACCCCCTCGATCGGGGGGCGGATGGCGCAGCTCTCGGAGACGTTCCCCACCCTCGACTGCTCGCAGTGCATCCTCACCCCGAAGATGGTCGAGGCCTCCCGCCACCCGCGGATCCGCCTCCTCACCTACTCCGAAGTGGCGGAGGTCACGGGGTACCTCGGGAACTACCACGTCGTGATCCGCAAGAGGCCGACCTACGTGGACCCCGACAAGTGCAACCTGTGTGGGGACTGCGCCAAGGCCTGCCCGATCCGCGTCCCCAGCGAGTTCGACCGGGGGCTCTCGGAGCGGGCGGCGATCTACGTCCCGTTCCCCCAGGCCGTCCCCTCCTCCTACACCCTCGACGAAGGAAGCTGCCTCGGGCTGAACCCCCTCCGCTGCAGCGAGTGCGCCAAGGTGTGCACCGCGGGGGCGATCGACTACGACATGCCGGAGGAGAGGATCGAGGAGGACGTGGGGGCGATCGTCGTCGCCACCGGCTACGACCTCTACGAAAAGGAGAGGATGGCCGAGTACGGCTACGGCACTGTGCCTGACGTGATCGATGGGCTGGAGTTCGAGCGGATTCTGTCCGCGGGCGGGCCGACGAAGGGCGAGGTGCGCCGCCCGTCCGATGGGAAGGTCCCCATGGAGGTCGTGTTCGTCCAGTGCTCCGGGTCCCGCGATCCCGAGCTCCACAAGTCGTACTGCTCGAAGATCTGCTGCATGTACACCGCCAAACACGCCCTCCTGTACCGCCACAACGTGCACGATGGGAAGGCGTACGTGTTCTACATCGACATCCGCGCCGGGGGAAAGGACTACGAGGAGTTCGTGGTCCGGGCAATGGAGGACGAGCGGATCCTCTACCTGCGGGGCAAGGTGGCCAAGGTGTTCCGGGACGGGGATAAGGTCGTGGTGTGGGGGGTGGATACCCTCACCGGGAAGAGGGTCGAGGTGGCCGCTGACCTCGTCGTGCTCGCCCAGGCGATGGTCCCGTCCGCGGGAACGGGGGAGCTCGCGCGCAAGCTCCGCATCGCCTGCGGGGGGGAGGGGTTCCTCAAGGAGGCCCACCCCAAGCTCCGGCCGCTCGAGGCCCTCACCGCGGGGATCTTCCTCGCCGGCGCGGCCCACGGCCCGAAGGACATCCCGGAGGCGGTGGCCCAGGGCTCGGGGGCGGCGGCGAAGGCGATCGCCATCCTGTCCGCACCCGTCCTCACCCACTCCCCGGAGGTGGCGGAGGTGAACGAGGACCTCTGCTCGGGGTGCTCCATCTGCGTCCCCCAGTGCCCGTACGGGGCGATCACCCCCGGCGACGTGGCCCACGTGAACGAGCTCCTCTGCGAGGGGTGCGGCACGTGCGTCGCCGCCTGCCCGTCCGGGGCGATGACGATGCGGAACCACACCGATCTCCAGGTGGAGAGGATGATCCGAGCGGCCCTGGCCGAGGCGGTGGAGGTGGCCGGTGGCTGA
- a CDS encoding CoB--CoM heterodisulfide reductase iron-sulfur subunit B family protein, with protein MKKLAYFPGCAMKDQARPDEAGTLHALAALGYEVAEIPRWNCCGTVYSLAQDDLMRHVGPVRNLIRVQGMGEKRVLTLCAMCYGTLKRSSQFVREEERLARINAFLDTEEDFRGGIEVVHLLPLLRDEVGYEKLASQVKRSLNGLKVATYYGCVLLRPREFAVDDPDRPEVMERVVEALGGEPVPFPERMECCGAYLTVGRSDIVTERVGRILRSARGGGADLVVTTCPLCQFNLAERRPAAAPTLPVLYLGQVLGWAFGADEPANLFPLGVRDE; from the coding sequence ATGAAGAAGCTCGCCTATTTCCCGGGATGTGCGATGAAGGACCAGGCCCGCCCCGACGAGGCGGGGACGCTCCACGCGCTGGCCGCGCTGGGGTACGAGGTCGCGGAGATCCCGCGCTGGAACTGCTGCGGCACGGTGTACTCCCTCGCCCAGGACGACCTCATGCGCCACGTGGGGCCGGTGCGGAACCTCATCCGCGTCCAGGGGATGGGAGAGAAACGGGTGCTCACCCTGTGCGCGATGTGCTACGGAACGCTCAAACGTTCATCCCAATTCGTGCGCGAGGAAGAGCGACTGGCGCGGATCAACGCGTTCCTGGATACGGAGGAGGATTTCCGGGGCGGAATCGAGGTCGTCCACCTCCTCCCCCTCCTCCGCGACGAGGTGGGGTACGAAAAGCTCGCCTCCCAGGTCAAGCGAAGCCTGAACGGGCTCAAGGTCGCCACGTATTACGGGTGCGTCCTCCTCCGGCCGCGGGAGTTCGCGGTGGACGACCCGGACCGGCCGGAGGTCATGGAGCGCGTCGTGGAGGCCCTCGGCGGAGAGCCCGTCCCCTTCCCGGAACGCATGGAGTGCTGCGGGGCCTACCTCACGGTCGGCCGATCCGATATCGTTACCGAGAGGGTGGGGAGGATCCTCCGCTCGGCGCGGGGCGGCGGGGCGGACCTCGTGGTCACGACCTGCCCCCTGTGCCAGTTCAACCTCGCCGAGCGCCGGCCCGCGGCGGCACCGACCCTCCCCGTCCTCTACCTCGGGCAGGTGCTGGGGTGGGCGTTCGGGGCGGACGAACCGGCGAACCTGTTCCCTCTGGGGGTGCGAGATGAATGA
- a CDS encoding DUF922 domain-containing protein, which produces MKRGLGLVLCAVWAVAGTGGASLSWLWEVEAACPCSATGGTVVQFQVPEGSPTTVSLSVSATPPRMVSLAPLALLGGGAPASSGWGTATTVYTFTPPPGSAGREVEIVYRAAADGVAPVDLRITVRIGPPNPSCTLPPPSPATSPPTARLYWEAGRPITWADFWGEPPPDRDPQAAAGIALALEYSLTLATGREGAVWQARIASSTVTAAMERDRSWALSGRRTAAGLSHEQRHFDLAEAYRRLLAAQLPGIVGTGTTEADAHRDLLSQAAAAFRDVNDRHASLQAQYDRETDHGRDDLRQGEWERRIAAWLLAPSSLP; this is translated from the coding sequence ATGAAGCGTGGCCTGGGGCTCGTCCTGTGCGCCGTGTGGGCGGTGGCGGGAACGGGTGGGGCATCCCTCAGCTGGTTGTGGGAGGTGGAGGCGGCCTGCCCGTGCTCCGCGACCGGGGGGACGGTCGTACAGTTTCAGGTCCCGGAGGGGTCCCCGACCACGGTCTCCCTCTCCGTGTCCGCCACCCCACCGCGGATGGTCTCCCTCGCGCCCCTTGCCCTCCTGGGCGGGGGGGCACCCGCCTCGTCCGGTTGGGGCACGGCGACCACGGTCTACACGTTCACTCCGCCCCCCGGGAGCGCGGGGCGTGAGGTGGAGATCGTGTACCGGGCCGCGGCGGATGGGGTGGCGCCCGTGGACCTGCGGATCACGGTCAGAATCGGTCCGCCGAACCCATCCTGTACCCTTCCGCCACCTTCCCCGGCCACATCCCCTCCTACCGCCCGGCTGTACTGGGAGGCGGGCCGACCGATCACGTGGGCCGACTTCTGGGGGGAGCCTCCTCCCGACCGTGATCCGCAGGCGGCGGCGGGGATTGCCCTCGCCCTCGAGTACAGCCTCACCCTGGCCACGGGACGGGAAGGGGCGGTCTGGCAGGCCCGCATCGCGAGCTCGACCGTCACGGCCGCGATGGAACGGGACCGGTCGTGGGCCCTTTCGGGCCGGCGGACCGCGGCTGGGCTCAGCCACGAGCAGAGGCACTTCGACCTCGCCGAGGCCTACCGCCGCCTCCTCGCCGCGCAGCTCCCGGGGATCGTGGGGACCGGCACCACCGAGGCCGATGCCCACCGGGACCTGCTTTCCCAGGCCGCGGCCGCGTTCCGGGATGTGAACGACCGCCACGCTTCGCTCCAGGCCCAGTACGACCGCGAGACGGACCACGGCCGCGACGACCTGCGGCAGGGGGAGTGGGAGCGGAGGATCGCGGCGTGGCTCCTTGCCCCCTCCTCCCTCCCCTAG